From a region of the Rhodospirillales bacterium genome:
- a CDS encoding tryptophan 7-halogenase, whose amino-acid sequence MIQPGSKFLRRIAVIGRGTAGSLAAASVTRLHPGSELELHHIYDSRIPVIGVGEGSWPSLVEELQQLTNLSHQVVQQRLKGTRKYGVAFEGWGWRDEDFTHYFTPQQVSYGYHLSADLMAELLHESTCARHIDAKVRKIRRVDGGAQVEFEDRSPELYDLVF is encoded by the coding sequence GGATAGCGGTCATCGGACGAGGAACTGCCGGGTCGCTGGCGGCAGCCAGCGTCACGCGCCTCCACCCCGGCAGCGAGCTTGAACTGCACCACATTTACGATTCGCGCATTCCGGTCATCGGCGTGGGTGAAGGCAGCTGGCCGAGCCTGGTCGAGGAATTGCAGCAGTTGACGAACTTGTCACATCAGGTCGTGCAGCAGCGCCTGAAAGGAACGCGCAAGTATGGCGTCGCGTTCGAGGGATGGGGTTGGCGTGACGAAGACTTCACACACTACTTCACGCCGCAGCAGGTATCGTACGGCTACCATCTGTCCGCAGACCTGATGGCCGAATTGCTTCACGAGAGCACATGCGCCCGTCACATTGATGCGAAAGTGCGCAAGATCAGAAGAGTGGACGGCGGCGCCCAAGTGGAGTTTGAAGATCGCTCACCCGAACTCTACGATCTGGTCTTTG